A stretch of the Candidatus Jettenia sp. AMX2 genome encodes the following:
- the pilM gene encoding pilus assembly protein PilM: MKYMKFPHIPIKFKKPGIHRAKLLQAFKKGKQKTAWGLDIGGHALKAVKIVKISDSVFVDDIDIIEYPTVSSGINLLQSIHIKDAIRAFLLKHQIHKVHNIHVSVPGHLILSRFTTIPPVSKKQLKAVIQYEAKQQIPFNFDEIVWDFQQLSDLDPHGEGIEIGLFAAKRVTLDNILANIISLKYQIKTLQISPLAIYNFVLFDQQVDGPAIIINAETENTDMIVIDGQRLWLRSIPLSLINTDLVKEIQRSVEYYKSLTKDAVVFKTIVLVGNAFKNPLNGKMLSDSFVPGVKVIDTLHNIKLSDKIDPDFFNGNLMNLTVALGLALQGIGYGHIKTNVLPQELFKAAEISRKKPYAIAALVCFALSLIVQYYGSHTRIKYFDNSYKYHQRKLQDVREFERNYKIAETQAQANKSALNVISSIDSSRFFWMETLDRLLPLIPYNVSITSIRSSWVDENTLKSEGVPKQTEPKFFQNQRRTPAPKKSVPPRKLLLMEMKGESRDPRMGFVGEHILKPIQGLTLFDQNIPAFRNVEIVPGSSYQVGQKDEPGSYIAFEIRWLVKTPDEIRTEIESLSKR; encoded by the coding sequence ATGAAATATATGAAATTTCCACATATCCCAATAAAGTTTAAGAAGCCGGGTATACATAGAGCAAAACTGCTCCAGGCCTTTAAAAAGGGGAAGCAGAAAACTGCCTGGGGACTGGATATTGGCGGCCATGCTTTAAAGGCTGTGAAGATCGTAAAGATTTCGGATTCGGTATTTGTTGATGATATTGATATTATTGAATACCCAACTGTTTCATCCGGCATAAATCTTTTACAATCAATACATATTAAAGACGCTATCCGGGCCTTTTTGCTGAAGCACCAGATTCACAAAGTTCACAATATTCATGTATCTGTTCCCGGCCACCTTATATTGTCAAGATTTACTACTATTCCCCCTGTTAGCAAAAAACAACTGAAGGCTGTTATCCAGTATGAAGCAAAACAACAAATTCCCTTTAATTTTGATGAGATTGTCTGGGATTTCCAGCAATTGTCAGACCTTGATCCTCATGGAGAAGGTATAGAGATAGGACTTTTCGCAGCCAAGAGAGTTACACTTGACAATATACTGGCAAACATCATATCCCTTAAATATCAGATAAAGACATTACAAATTTCACCTCTCGCCATTTACAACTTTGTCCTTTTTGACCAGCAAGTAGATGGCCCTGCTATTATAATAAATGCCGAGACTGAAAATACAGATATGATTGTTATCGATGGTCAACGTTTATGGTTGCGGAGCATTCCGCTTTCTCTTATAAATACAGACCTTGTTAAAGAAATACAGCGGTCTGTGGAATATTATAAATCACTGACAAAAGATGCAGTGGTTTTTAAAACTATCGTGCTGGTGGGAAATGCCTTCAAAAATCCGTTAAACGGAAAAATGCTGTCTGATAGTTTTGTACCCGGGGTAAAGGTTATTGACACCCTGCATAATATAAAATTATCCGATAAGATCGATCCCGATTTTTTCAATGGAAACCTCATGAATCTTACCGTTGCTTTAGGACTTGCACTTCAGGGCATCGGGTACGGACATATAAAAACAAATGTATTGCCGCAGGAACTTTTCAAAGCAGCCGAGATATCCAGAAAAAAACCATATGCAATAGCTGCTCTTGTTTGTTTTGCCCTGTCACTTATTGTGCAGTATTATGGTTCGCATACGAGAATTAAATATTTTGATAATTCTTATAAGTATCATCAAAGGAAATTACAAGACGTCAGGGAATTCGAAAGGAACTACAAAATTGCTGAAACTCAGGCACAAGCAAATAAATCGGCACTTAATGTTATATCTTCTATTGACTCTTCAAGGTTTTTTTGGATGGAAACACTGGACAGACTGCTGCCTTTGATACCCTATAATGTATCTATAACGAGCATTCGTTCTTCATGGGTAGATGAAAATACTTTAAAAAGTGAAGGGGTGCCGAAGCAAACGGAGCCTAAATTCTTTCAAAATCAAAGAAGGACACCGGCGCCAAAAAAATCTGTACCCCCTAGAAAATTACTGCTTATGGAGATGAAAGGGGAAAGCAGGGACCCGAGGATGGGATTTGTGGGGGAGCATATCCTGAAGCCTATCCAGGGTTTGACCCTTTTTGATCAAAACATTCCGGCATTCAGAAATGTAGAGATTGTCCCCGGTTCCAGTTATCAGGTAGGACAAAAAGATGAACCGGGAAGTTATATCGCTTTTGAGATACGCTGGCTTGTAAAAACACCGGATGAAATCCGGACTGAAATTGAATCGTTGTCGAAAAGGTAA
- the miaA gene encoding tRNA (adenosine(37)-N6)-dimethylallyltransferase MiaA → MTFPIRILTGPTASGKTDIAIHIAEKTGAEIVSADSMLVYRGMDIGTEKPPLALRNRIPHHLIDIVDPWEEYSVGQYIKDFDVVVQRLCRQNKPFIVVGGTALYLKVMVNGLFQGPSADWKYRDYLKSIILEKGPEYLHKMLASVDAEAAARLHSRDHRRIIRALEVFKKTGQSISSFQTQFGHKNPRYHCTIAAVGYDRDILYRRIEDRVDRMFLHGLVDEVRTLISNPLGISKQAFQALGYKEVIDYLYEKYTLPEVKSEIKKRTRRFAKRQMTWLRSFPDIHWIHASADNNTSSLAEKVSELLIR, encoded by the coding sequence ATGACCTTTCCCATCCGTATACTAACCGGGCCAACGGCAAGTGGCAAAACGGACATAGCCATACATATTGCAGAAAAAACCGGTGCAGAGATTGTTTCGGCTGATTCTATGCTTGTATACCGGGGTATGGACATCGGTACTGAAAAGCCCCCGCTTGCATTAAGAAACAGGATTCCGCATCATTTGATCGATATTGTGGACCCCTGGGAAGAATATAGTGTAGGACAGTATATAAAAGATTTTGATGTTGTTGTTCAGAGATTATGCAGGCAAAACAAACCTTTTATTGTTGTTGGCGGAACCGCTCTCTACCTGAAAGTAATGGTAAATGGCCTGTTTCAGGGACCATCAGCAGATTGGAAATATCGTGACTATTTAAAGTCTATTATTTTGGAAAAGGGCCCCGAATACCTGCACAAGATGCTTGCTAGTGTAGATGCGGAAGCTGCTGCCAGGCTTCATTCGCGTGATCACAGGAGGATTATCCGGGCGCTTGAAGTCTTTAAAAAAACGGGACAGTCTATATCGTCTTTTCAAACTCAATTTGGCCATAAAAATCCCAGGTATCATTGTACCATTGCAGCAGTTGGATATGATCGTGACATTTTATACAGACGTATTGAAGATCGCGTTGACCGCATGTTTCTCCATGGGCTTGTGGATGAAGTCCGCACGTTGATAAGCAATCCTCTGGGGATAAGTAAGCAAGCCTTCCAGGCACTTGGGTATAAAGAGGTTATTGACTATTTGTATGAAAAATATACGCTTCCTGAGGTTAAGTCAGAGATTAAGAAAAGAACCCGCAGGTTTGCAAAAAGGCAGATGACATGGTTACGAAGTTTTCCGGATATTCATTGGATTCACGCATCCGCTGACAATAATACGTCATCTCTGGCAGAGAAAGTTTCTGAATTGCTTATACGATAA
- a CDS encoding DNA internalization-related competence protein ComEC/Rec2, translating to MQRPIVVITLLFVCGIYLGYLTDIPLSVTLVIAFFFWVFCLFCLCLHKFTALLIPCLSVFLITTSMAYYDYRTESIPANHIEYLLTTDKSLQRITGIIVKPPVVLDENILKNRLLRLQSEQMPGRFSYKISFTVRAEKIETVSGWKDISGYIKVNLYPSKDEILMADNILPILRELVYGQRVELFGRAFLPRTPGNPGEFDYKSYLRRQMPPVRCLMTVVNTHNIKPKGIYGNHWIYSSVYALKNYLNNTIYTYTFSRSAPLISSMLLGNRVDLPGEVIDNFMKTGIMHFIAISGLHVGIVIFTIFLPLRLLPLNQTAAIGIILVIIVLYALLTGLNPPVLRAGMMAIVFFCSFLIRRQWDITSGIFTAMFFILLRNPSDLFNIGFQLSVLATMGIVYGSSKIEGTLFKTAIFVDTLQVKAERGRFFFLKKYLRKSLCVSLAACLATLPLTSYYFHIVTPLVPVVNILVFPLFWAIIVCGIMLLTLGIICPPFAAFFAWLASIADIALGSLVSLLVSIPYSYFYVTGPSPPEIIVYYGFFLLLLSYTYLSLDPGRIIIWGLLSANIFVFAGIVKAPGNSLTVTCLDAGHGAAIFIQFPNGKNILYDAGSWHSNNVGRYSIAPFLWSRNIKLIDLVILSHEHEDHWNGLPAIAERFTIKSVYSQPHLFASKAGQRILSLLNKQRIPAATISYGEMVTGFEPAVVKILNPLPFASDFTRTNDNSCVLKIEYLGYSIILCADIEERGIELILSRFPEIKSDILQIPHHGSSIRNLKKFIDVVQPAYSFINTSDSIVSSNTLDLLENRCIMTLMTHKEGAITFTLDKNGIHYSSFRK from the coding sequence ATGCAACGTCCTATTGTGGTTATTACTCTATTATTTGTCTGTGGTATTTATCTGGGATATCTGACAGACATCCCGCTTTCTGTTACCCTTGTAATAGCTTTCTTCTTTTGGGTGTTTTGCCTCTTTTGCTTATGCCTGCATAAATTCACGGCATTACTGATCCCCTGTCTTTCTGTCTTCCTTATAACAACATCAATGGCATATTACGACTACCGCACTGAATCTATCCCCGCAAATCATATTGAATATCTATTAACCACTGACAAATCTCTGCAACGTATCACAGGTATAATTGTAAAACCTCCGGTTGTATTGGATGAAAACATTCTCAAAAACAGGTTACTCCGGCTTCAGTCAGAACAGATGCCGGGGAGGTTCAGTTATAAAATATCATTTACTGTCCGTGCAGAGAAGATAGAAACCGTGTCTGGATGGAAAGATATATCCGGCTATATCAAAGTAAATTTATATCCATCAAAAGATGAAATTCTTATGGCAGACAATATCTTGCCAATCCTGCGTGAATTGGTTTACGGGCAAAGGGTAGAGCTTTTCGGACGTGCTTTTCTTCCCCGTACCCCGGGTAATCCTGGTGAATTTGACTACAAAAGTTATTTACGAAGACAGATGCCTCCTGTCCGCTGTTTAATGACGGTTGTCAATACCCACAATATAAAACCAAAGGGCATTTATGGTAACCATTGGATATACAGTTCCGTATATGCCCTGAAAAACTACTTAAACAACACTATTTACACCTATACCTTCAGTAGGAGTGCTCCACTGATCAGCAGCATGTTGTTAGGCAACAGGGTTGACCTGCCGGGAGAAGTAATCGATAATTTCATGAAAACCGGGATTATGCATTTTATAGCAATTAGCGGCCTCCATGTTGGCATTGTCATCTTTACCATATTTTTACCCTTACGCTTGTTACCGTTAAATCAGACGGCAGCAATAGGAATTATCCTGGTAATTATCGTTCTCTATGCCTTATTAACAGGGCTTAATCCGCCGGTACTACGCGCAGGCATGATGGCCATTGTTTTTTTCTGCAGTTTTCTGATACGGAGACAATGGGATATTACCAGCGGTATCTTTACCGCCATGTTTTTTATCCTTCTGAGAAACCCCTCCGATCTCTTTAATATTGGATTTCAGTTATCGGTATTGGCAACGATGGGTATTGTCTACGGTTCATCAAAGATAGAAGGCACTTTATTTAAAACAGCTATTTTTGTAGATACGTTACAGGTAAAAGCTGAAAGAGGACGGTTCTTTTTCCTGAAAAAATATCTTCGTAAATCCCTGTGTGTCTCACTCGCGGCATGTTTGGCAACCCTGCCACTGACCTCTTATTATTTTCATATTGTTACTCCACTGGTTCCCGTCGTAAACATCCTTGTTTTTCCGCTCTTCTGGGCTATTATCGTCTGTGGTATTATGTTGTTGACGCTTGGGATAATATGCCCTCCTTTCGCTGCTTTTTTTGCCTGGCTGGCATCTATTGCAGATATTGCATTAGGGTCCCTTGTTTCGCTTCTTGTTTCCATTCCCTATTCATATTTTTATGTTACAGGGCCTTCACCGCCAGAGATCATTGTTTACTATGGGTTTTTCCTCTTGCTTCTTTCTTATACATATTTATCACTGGATCCCGGCAGGATTATTATCTGGGGCCTTCTGAGCGCAAATATTTTTGTTTTTGCCGGTATCGTCAAGGCTCCGGGAAATTCTTTAACGGTCACGTGTCTCGATGCAGGGCATGGCGCAGCTATATTTATCCAGTTTCCGAACGGGAAAAATATCCTGTATGATGCAGGCTCATGGCATAGTAACAATGTGGGAAGATACAGCATTGCGCCATTTTTATGGAGCAGAAATATTAAACTGATAGACCTTGTAATCTTATCGCACGAGCATGAGGACCACTGGAACGGTTTGCCTGCGATTGCCGAAAGGTTCACTATAAAATCTGTTTATTCACAACCTCATCTGTTTGCCTCAAAGGCTGGCCAGAGAATACTTTCCCTGCTTAACAAGCAACGTATTCCTGCAGCAACCATCTCTTATGGAGAAATGGTAACCGGTTTCGAACCTGCCGTGGTGAAGATACTGAATCCTCTTCCCTTTGCTTCTGATTTTACCCGAACAAATGACAATTCGTGTGTGTTGAAAATCGAATACCTTGGGTACTCCATAATCCTTTGTGCTGATATTGAAGAGAGAGGTATAGAATTGATTTTATCGAGGTTTCCGGAAATTAAATCAGATATACTTCAAATACCCCATCACGGTTCATCGATACGGAATCTGAAAAAATTCATTGATGTTGTACAACCTGCATATTCCTTTATTAATACAAGTGACAGTATTGTTTCAAGCAATACCCTTGATTTATTGGAGAATCGATGTATTATGACCTTGATGACACACAAAGAAGGGGCTATAACATTCACCTTGGATAAAAACGGAATACACTATTCTTCATTCAGGAAGTAG
- a CDS encoding MFS transporter, with translation MFKLLRKYPHLLLFGLLTAAFSGPGQTFLVSLFIGPMRETFGYSQSGIASIYSAATLVSACILPIHGRLLDRVRLVWFTLAAGFLLAMGCLLLSGSRNFLFIFFGFLLVRNLGQGTLTMISSTTMARIFGNVRGKALGIASIGYPLSEAIFPFLVSSWILKYGWRSGWMFLAVLILVFFSPAALFLLRKDREKKVFRIFSKKSGMDAIRSNNRHGKTLTEDFDWRIRDVIRDWRYYVVQVPILITPAFLTALFFHQTSLITWKGWNIQTVSAGFIAFAAGRAFVSLMIGPLIDRYSAKALFPLILIPLGLGILCFVKGNDICWAFVYLTGAGLSMGLNMTIVGALWAELYGVKYLGSLKGLQSAITVFSTAVAPLIFGILLDAEVKPHFLLWGMILIILFGTGLAMFVSRKTVKIIV, from the coding sequence ATGTTTAAACTTCTGAGAAAATACCCTCACCTTTTGCTGTTTGGTCTGTTAACCGCCGCATTCAGTGGGCCCGGACAAACCTTCCTCGTGTCGCTTTTTATCGGGCCGATGCGCGAAACGTTCGGGTACAGCCAATCAGGAATTGCCAGCATTTATTCAGCCGCGACCCTTGTTTCTGCATGCATTTTGCCAATTCATGGACGACTGCTTGACCGTGTTCGCCTTGTATGGTTCACCCTTGCTGCGGGATTTCTCCTAGCCATGGGCTGTTTGCTTTTAAGCGGAAGCCGGAATTTTCTGTTCATATTCTTTGGATTCCTTTTGGTGCGCAACCTGGGGCAGGGCACCCTCACGATGATATCGTCTACCACCATGGCAAGAATATTTGGCAATGTAAGAGGTAAGGCGTTAGGGATTGCCAGCATAGGTTATCCCTTAAGTGAGGCGATATTCCCCTTTCTTGTTTCTTCCTGGATACTCAAATATGGATGGCGTTCAGGCTGGATGTTTCTTGCGGTACTTATTCTTGTCTTCTTTTCGCCTGCGGCATTGTTTTTATTGCGTAAAGACCGTGAAAAAAAAGTATTCAGGATTTTTTCAAAAAAATCGGGAATGGATGCAATAAGAAGCAATAACAGGCACGGAAAGACGTTAACGGAGGATTTTGACTGGAGGATACGAGATGTCATTCGTGATTGGAGATATTATGTTGTGCAGGTTCCCATCCTTATAACGCCTGCTTTCCTGACAGCCCTGTTTTTCCACCAGACAAGTCTGATAACATGGAAAGGGTGGAATATTCAAACCGTTTCTGCTGGATTCATCGCATTTGCAGCAGGTCGTGCTTTTGTATCTCTCATGATAGGTCCTCTTATCGACCGTTATTCCGCAAAGGCACTGTTCCCGCTTATTTTGATTCCCCTGGGGCTTGGCATTCTCTGTTTTGTAAAGGGGAATGACATATGCTGGGCTTTTGTGTATTTAACAGGCGCCGGCCTTTCTATGGGTCTTAATATGACAATCGTAGGTGCTTTATGGGCAGAACTTTACGGTGTTAAATACCTTGGCTCTCTCAAGGGATTACAGTCAGCTATCACCGTTTTTTCTACAGCAGTAGCCCCGCTTATTTTCGGAATCCTCCTCGATGCGGAAGTAAAACCTCACTTTTTGTTATGGGGGATGATCCTTATTATCCTTTTTGGAACAGGCCTTGCCATGTTTGTTTCCAGGAAAACCGTTAAGATTATTGTATAG